One region of Mycolicibacterium rhodesiae NBB3 genomic DNA includes:
- a CDS encoding glycosyltransferase, translated as MKFVLAAYGTRGDIESLLATGRELQGRGHEVRMAVPPNLMDLAGKIGLTAVPYGPPPHDFWDDEILLKFSKLYRNFWTVREPIKLMREAWEPVLRHWADMSRTLTALAAGADLLFTGQLYQDLAVNVGEYYDIPLAVLHYFPMRPNGHLIPYVPAPLARTGFKAYDWMCWRMNKKAEDAQRRELGLPVATEASPGRIAERGSLEIQAYDEVVFPGLAKEWRKWNGRRPFVGALTMGLTTDRDDEISSWVASGSPPICFGFGSMPVESPADTVRMISNVCTQLGERALICSGWTDFTGVPDYDHVMVVGAANYERVFPACRAIVHHGGSGTTAASLRAGVPTLILWTAGDQPFFANQLKRLKVGGGRRFASTTANTLVADLRRILAPEYVANARDLAARMTKPSESVGRTADLLEKYARTRVCV; from the coding sequence ATGAAGTTTGTGCTGGCAGCGTACGGGACGCGGGGTGATATCGAATCGTTGCTTGCCACTGGCCGAGAGCTGCAAGGCCGTGGGCACGAAGTGCGGATGGCGGTTCCGCCGAACTTGATGGATCTCGCCGGCAAGATCGGGCTGACCGCGGTTCCCTACGGACCGCCGCCACACGATTTTTGGGATGACGAGATTCTCCTCAAGTTCTCGAAGTTGTACCGCAATTTCTGGACAGTCCGCGAGCCCATCAAGCTGATGCGCGAAGCTTGGGAACCAGTGCTGAGGCACTGGGCGGATATGAGTAGGACCTTGACAGCACTTGCTGCCGGCGCCGATCTGTTGTTCACCGGGCAGCTCTATCAAGACCTTGCCGTCAACGTCGGTGAGTACTACGACATCCCTCTGGCCGTACTGCACTACTTTCCCATGCGACCAAACGGCCACCTCATACCGTATGTTCCGGCGCCCCTGGCCCGCACAGGGTTTAAGGCGTACGACTGGATGTGTTGGCGTATGAACAAAAAGGCCGAGGACGCGCAGCGCCGTGAACTCGGATTGCCGGTCGCGACAGAGGCCTCTCCGGGGCGGATCGCCGAGCGCGGGTCTCTTGAGATTCAGGCCTACGACGAGGTGGTCTTTCCGGGATTGGCGAAAGAGTGGCGGAAGTGGAATGGCCGCCGGCCATTTGTGGGTGCTCTGACGATGGGGCTGACCACGGATCGGGATGATGAAATCTCGTCATGGGTCGCGTCCGGCTCGCCGCCGATTTGCTTCGGCTTCGGCAGTATGCCGGTGGAATCTCCTGCCGACACAGTCAGGATGATCAGCAACGTATGTACACAACTGGGCGAGCGGGCGCTGATCTGCTCTGGGTGGACTGACTTTACCGGCGTACCTGACTACGACCACGTGATGGTCGTCGGCGCTGCAAACTATGAGAGAGTTTTTCCGGCCTGCCGCGCGATCGTCCACCACGGCGGTTCCGGCACCACAGCCGCCAGTCTGCGCGCCGGGGTACCCACACTGATCCTGTGGACAGCAGGTGATCAACCGTTCTTCGCCAATCAGTTGAAGCGATTGAAAGTGGGCGGCGGTCGGCGCTTCGCGAGCACAACGGCGAACACATTGGTCGCTGATCTTCGTCGAATTCTCGCCCCAGAATACGTAGCGAATGCCCGCGACCTCGCCGCTCGGATGACTAAGCCTAGTGAAAGCGTAGGCCGCACAGCGGATCTGCTGGAGAAATATGCTCGCACGAGAGTCTGCGTCTAA
- a CDS encoding glycosyltransferase — MIFALASYGTRGDIEPTIAAGRELLRRGHIVRVAVPPNLVGFVESAGLKAVAYGPDQQEGFWDVDFLSKFWKVRKTIDSWREAQRLLIEAWAKMSHTLLTIADGADLLFTGPGFPGVPANVAEYYNVPLAVMHYFPMLPNSQLAPKMPAPAVRSAMRMLDWPQHFVTKKAEEVQRHELGLPTATRPAPRRITARGSLEIQAYDKACFPELAIEWSEWGDQRPFVGTLTIETATDTDEEVASWIADGTPPIFFGFGSTTVKSPIETVEMIAAACTALGERALVGSGRSDFSDAPHFDHVKVVGLANYASVFPACRAVVHHSGAGTTAAGLRAGVPTLSLWSLGDQRIWANQIARLKVGTARPFSTTTRETLASDLRKILTPDYVARAREIATQMTAPAKSITRTADLLENFARSR, encoded by the coding sequence GTGATATTTGCCTTGGCTAGCTACGGAACTCGCGGCGATATAGAGCCGACCATCGCTGCCGGCCGTGAACTGCTACGCAGAGGGCACATTGTTCGCGTAGCTGTCCCACCCAACTTGGTCGGCTTCGTTGAGTCGGCCGGACTAAAGGCTGTCGCCTATGGGCCAGATCAGCAGGAGGGCTTCTGGGACGTGGACTTTCTCAGCAAGTTCTGGAAGGTCCGAAAGACGATCGACTCTTGGCGCGAAGCCCAGAGGCTTCTCATTGAGGCTTGGGCGAAAATGAGCCACACGTTGTTGACGATTGCCGACGGAGCCGACTTGCTGTTCACTGGCCCGGGGTTCCCGGGGGTACCCGCGAATGTCGCGGAGTACTACAACGTGCCGTTGGCCGTGATGCACTACTTCCCAATGCTGCCTAACAGTCAGCTCGCCCCGAAAATGCCGGCTCCGGCAGTGCGCAGCGCAATGAGGATGCTGGACTGGCCCCAGCATTTCGTGACCAAGAAAGCCGAGGAGGTACAGCGCCATGAATTGGGGCTGCCCACGGCAACTCGTCCTGCACCGCGACGTATTACCGCGCGCGGATCGCTTGAAATCCAGGCCTATGACAAGGCGTGCTTCCCTGAGCTGGCAATCGAGTGGTCCGAATGGGGCGACCAAAGGCCGTTCGTTGGTACGCTGACCATCGAGACGGCGACGGACACCGATGAGGAAGTCGCCTCGTGGATCGCTGACGGGACTCCACCGATTTTCTTCGGCTTCGGAAGTACCACGGTGAAGTCTCCTATCGAGACGGTCGAGATGATCGCCGCTGCGTGTACAGCGCTCGGTGAGCGCGCGCTGGTGGGCTCTGGGCGAAGCGACTTCAGCGATGCGCCGCATTTCGACCACGTCAAGGTGGTGGGCTTGGCGAACTACGCGTCAGTCTTCCCCGCATGTCGAGCGGTCGTGCACCACAGCGGTGCCGGGACCACGGCTGCGGGGCTACGCGCGGGGGTCCCCACGCTTAGCCTTTGGAGCCTGGGCGATCAGAGAATTTGGGCAAACCAGATCGCACGTCTGAAGGTAGGTACCGCCCGGCCTTTCTCTACTACCACGCGCGAGACGCTTGCAAGCGACCTGCGCAAGATCCTCACCCCGGACTACGTGGCCCGAGCGCGCGAAATCGCCACACAGATGACTGCACCCGCCAAAAGCATCACCCGCACTGCCGATCTCTTGGAGAACTTTGCTCGCTCGCGGTAA
- a CDS encoding class I SAM-dependent methyltransferase: MSKQWPVKFRLMWAALRTGYAIPRTFLPDVYSDDALICFNNDAFRDDPAFRRAYARGVQSIGGEDFYHWEWRFHIGLWAAISASKLDGDFVECGVSHGFLSSAIMQHLDWDRLGKCFYLLDTFGGMDPRFVTDAEEDEGALAKSQAALDFGIYANSVESVRKNFAEWKNVRIVAGTVPETLDQVESKSVAYLHIDMNCSPPEVAALRFFWPRLTPGAFVLLDDYGQRGRDQQRLGMDAVARELGVPICTLPTGQGLLMKPAV; encoded by the coding sequence ATTTCCAAGCAGTGGCCAGTGAAGTTTCGACTGATGTGGGCGGCGCTGCGTACCGGGTATGCCATTCCTCGGACTTTCCTTCCCGACGTGTATTCCGACGACGCGCTGATTTGTTTCAACAACGATGCGTTCAGGGACGACCCGGCGTTTCGTCGTGCGTATGCGCGCGGTGTGCAGTCGATTGGCGGTGAGGATTTCTACCATTGGGAGTGGCGATTCCACATCGGCTTATGGGCGGCGATCAGCGCGAGCAAGCTCGACGGCGATTTCGTCGAGTGTGGAGTCAGCCATGGGTTTCTGAGCAGTGCGATCATGCAGCATCTGGACTGGGATCGGCTGGGCAAGTGTTTCTATCTGTTGGACACCTTCGGCGGGATGGATCCACGCTTTGTCACGGATGCCGAAGAGGATGAAGGGGCTCTGGCCAAAAGCCAAGCCGCCCTCGACTTCGGCATCTACGCCAACTCGGTCGAGAGTGTGCGCAAGAACTTTGCGGAGTGGAAGAACGTCCGCATCGTCGCCGGTACGGTTCCCGAGACGCTGGATCAGGTCGAGTCCAAATCTGTGGCCTATCTTCATATCGACATGAATTGCTCGCCGCCGGAGGTCGCTGCGCTGCGCTTCTTTTGGCCGCGCCTCACTCCGGGAGCCTTCGTTCTCCTAGACGATTACGGGCAGCGGGGCCGCGACCAGCAGAGGCTGGGTATGGATGCCGTGGCCCGTGAGTTGGGTGTCCCGATCTGCACGTTGCCCACCGGACAGGGTCTGTTGATGAAACCGGCCGTTTGA
- a CDS encoding TylF/MycF/NovP-related O-methyltransferase encodes MAPGLSTKTRIWLQFVRFEYWLARTLLPRVYANDALICFNSYAFVDDPAFKRAYKRGARSLGNEDWYQWEWRVHVGLWAASSASKLEGDFVECGVSYGFLSSAIMEYLDWDRLGKTFYLLDTFSGLDPRFVTAAEREAGALEVSKHHVDTGMYVSSVDSVRANFAQWKNQRIIVGAVPETLDEVDSDAVAYLHIDMNCAPPEVAALHYFWPKLTPGAFVLLDDYANRGRDEQRLAIDTVASELGVSVCMLPTGQGLIIKPAG; translated from the coding sequence GTGGCACCTGGACTGTCAACCAAGACGCGCATCTGGCTTCAGTTTGTGCGTTTCGAATACTGGCTTGCGCGCACTCTGCTACCCCGGGTGTATGCAAACGACGCATTGATTTGCTTCAACAGCTATGCGTTTGTCGACGACCCGGCGTTCAAGCGCGCCTACAAGCGTGGCGCTCGCTCCCTCGGTAACGAGGATTGGTATCAGTGGGAGTGGCGGGTGCATGTGGGTCTATGGGCGGCGTCCAGCGCGAGCAAGCTCGAGGGTGATTTTGTCGAGTGCGGCGTGAGCTACGGGTTTCTCAGCAGTGCCATCATGGAGTACCTGGATTGGGATCGGCTGGGCAAGACGTTCTATTTGCTCGATACATTCTCGGGGCTCGATCCCCGCTTTGTCACCGCGGCCGAACGCGAGGCGGGAGCACTCGAGGTCAGCAAGCACCACGTCGACACCGGTATGTACGTGAGTTCCGTCGATAGTGTCCGGGCCAACTTCGCGCAATGGAAGAACCAGCGGATCATCGTAGGTGCAGTGCCCGAGACATTGGACGAGGTGGATTCAGACGCGGTTGCGTACCTCCATATCGACATGAACTGCGCTCCACCAGAAGTCGCCGCACTCCACTATTTCTGGCCGAAGCTGACGCCGGGTGCCTTTGTGCTGCTCGACGACTACGCAAATCGCGGCCGTGACGAACAGCGACTGGCCATCGATACTGTGGCAAGTGAATTGGGTGTCTCCGTGTGCATGTTGCCCACCGGCCAAGGCTTGATCATCAAACCCGCAGGTTGA
- a CDS encoding acyltransferase family protein, translating to MKLEQVFDPRNNALNALRLALAAEVMLFHSFPVTGRMPPAALVQFLFAVGVDGFFAVSGFLIARSWLTNPRLREYLAARALRILPGFYVCLIVTAFVIAPISVAIQGGSVTKLLMSTAPFEYVLKNLGVLNLQHDVGGTPLEVPFSGDWNASLWSLFWEVLCYLAVAVLGVVGLASRRWVSPVLFAVALVGALLLPPLTFPGVWTAPQLLARCALMFLAGAVMYHWRDVIPAKWSLVAASVVTVVAASILLPDYRLVAALPLAYAVIVTGALIRDKRLRLRTDLSYGLYIYAFPIQQLLAIVGLTFLNPVAFFVVSALATLPVAALSWFLVEKRAMQLKSRLRRETSIPVESVRSAESS from the coding sequence ATGAAACTCGAGCAGGTCTTCGATCCGCGAAACAATGCCCTGAACGCCTTGAGGCTTGCACTGGCCGCCGAGGTGATGCTCTTCCACTCGTTCCCGGTCACTGGCCGCATGCCGCCTGCGGCACTCGTTCAGTTTCTTTTCGCGGTGGGCGTCGACGGGTTCTTCGCGGTCTCAGGATTTCTCATTGCCAGGAGTTGGCTTACCAACCCGCGCTTGCGTGAGTATCTTGCGGCGCGAGCGCTCCGCATTCTTCCGGGGTTTTATGTGTGCTTGATCGTGACGGCGTTCGTGATCGCCCCGATCAGTGTAGCGATCCAGGGCGGGTCGGTTACGAAGCTGTTGATGTCCACAGCGCCCTTCGAGTACGTCCTCAAGAATCTCGGAGTACTCAATCTTCAGCACGATGTCGGCGGCACGCCGCTCGAGGTTCCGTTCAGCGGCGATTGGAATGCATCGCTCTGGTCTCTCTTTTGGGAGGTGTTGTGCTATCTGGCCGTTGCAGTTTTGGGCGTGGTCGGCCTAGCATCGCGCCGCTGGGTTTCACCCGTCCTCTTCGCGGTGGCATTGGTTGGGGCATTGTTGCTGCCGCCACTTACATTTCCGGGTGTATGGACGGCCCCTCAGCTGCTGGCACGATGTGCCTTGATGTTCTTGGCCGGCGCGGTGATGTATCACTGGCGCGACGTTATCCCGGCGAAATGGTCACTTGTCGCGGCGAGTGTGGTGACCGTCGTCGCGGCCTCGATCCTGCTGCCTGACTACCGGCTCGTTGCAGCGCTTCCGCTTGCGTACGCCGTCATCGTCACCGGCGCGCTGATCCGCGACAAGCGGCTGAGGCTGCGCACAGATCTGTCTTACGGCCTTTATATATACGCATTCCCGATACAGCAGCTACTAGCTATCGTTGGCCTCACATTCTTGAACCCGGTTGCTTTTTTCGTTGTCTCGGCTCTGGCCACCTTGCCAGTTGCTGCGTTGAGTTGGTTTCTGGTGGAGAAGCGCGCGATGCAGTTGAAATCTCGTCTCCGGCGCGAGACGAGCATCCCTGTAGAGAGTGTCAGGTCCGCCGAGAGCTCCTAG
- a CDS encoding glycosyltransferase: MKIVLACYGTRGDVEPSLVIARELQRRGHDVTMAVAPDLMDFTESAGLQTVAYGLDTRTWLEIYRKFWTSAFHNFWRVRELRALWRQMWDLSDESWAQMNTTLTSLARDADVVLAGQAYQETAVSVAEFFDLPLVTLHHIPMRPNSQLVTFLPMPFRRPAMTLFDWFTWRLNKKVENAQRRELGLPKATTPSPRRIAERGSLEIQAYDEACFPGLAEEWVKWDGLRPFVGALTLELGTEVDDDITSWIASGSPPICFGFGSMPVESPAETVEMISSACGELGERALVCAGWSDFSGVPNSDRVKVVGGVNYATVFPMCRAVVHHGGSGTTAASLRAGVPTLILSMDANQALWGTQVGRMKVGATRRFSRTTRDTLIADLRRILAPEYLIRARELGAQMTKPSDNVAVAADRVEKFAGSASG; encoded by the coding sequence ATGAAGATTGTGCTGGCTTGCTATGGAACCCGTGGCGACGTCGAACCCTCGCTGGTCATTGCTCGCGAGTTGCAACGCAGGGGTCACGACGTGACTATGGCCGTCGCACCAGACTTGATGGACTTCACCGAGTCCGCCGGGCTCCAGACAGTCGCTTATGGGCTCGACACCCGGACATGGCTCGAGATCTACCGCAAGTTTTGGACGTCCGCCTTCCACAACTTCTGGAGAGTTCGCGAACTCAGGGCGTTGTGGCGGCAGATGTGGGATCTCAGCGACGAGTCCTGGGCGCAGATGAATACTACCCTGACGTCGCTGGCCCGCGATGCTGATGTGGTGTTGGCTGGTCAGGCTTACCAAGAAACCGCGGTGAGTGTGGCCGAGTTCTTTGACCTCCCGCTGGTGACGCTGCACCACATTCCGATGCGGCCCAACAGCCAACTCGTCACGTTCCTTCCAATGCCGTTTCGCCGACCCGCGATGACGCTGTTCGACTGGTTCACCTGGCGTTTGAACAAGAAAGTAGAGAACGCGCAGCGCCGTGAACTCGGATTGCCGAAAGCGACGACTCCCTCGCCCCGGCGGATTGCTGAACGCGGATCTCTGGAGATCCAGGCCTACGATGAGGCGTGTTTCCCAGGGTTGGCCGAGGAATGGGTGAAGTGGGATGGTCTTCGGCCGTTCGTCGGCGCTCTGACGCTGGAGCTCGGCACCGAAGTCGATGACGACATCACGTCATGGATTGCGTCGGGATCACCACCGATCTGCTTCGGCTTCGGCAGCATGCCGGTGGAATCTCCGGCTGAGACTGTCGAGATGATCAGTTCCGCGTGCGGGGAGTTGGGCGAGCGCGCACTGGTGTGCGCCGGCTGGAGCGACTTCAGCGGTGTGCCAAACTCCGACCGCGTCAAGGTTGTCGGTGGCGTGAACTACGCAACCGTCTTTCCAATGTGCCGTGCGGTCGTCCATCACGGCGGCTCCGGCACCACAGCCGCAAGCCTGCGCGCGGGCGTGCCCACCTTGATCCTCTCGATGGACGCCAATCAGGCCCTCTGGGGAACTCAGGTGGGCCGGATGAAAGTTGGCGCCACCCGGCGATTTTCAAGAACCACCCGGGATACGTTGATTGCCGATCTACGCCGTATCCTCGCGCCGGAATACCTCATCCGAGCCCGCGAGCTCGGTGCTCAGATGACCAAGCCCTCCGACAACGTTGCCGTCGCGGCTGATCGTGTTGAGAAGTTCGCCGGTTCGGCCTCCGGCTGA
- a CDS encoding TylF/MycF/NovP-related O-methyltransferase yields the protein MTVTERDTRAAYLDLLRRDLTRYGADELVPVGWYTAGRALLRTRNLMLVRRVPFNAHARDLGLDWPADALTMIGMQRLTSLQHCVETVLEDNVPGDLVECGVWRGGASILMRAILAAYGDEKRTVWLADSFEGLPRPDAAKYKHDKGDKLYRYAALAVSEEEVRANFKRYDLLDDQVRFVKGWFKDTLHDAPIDQISVLRLDGDLYESTIQALDGLYSKLSSGGFCIIDDYHAIAACKKAVTDFRTTYGITEEIHEVDGTGVFWRKA from the coding sequence TTGACTGTGACAGAGCGCGATACGAGAGCTGCGTACCTGGATCTGCTTCGCCGGGACCTCACCCGGTACGGAGCTGACGAGCTGGTGCCGGTTGGCTGGTATACCGCCGGACGGGCTCTCCTCAGAACGCGCAACCTCATGCTCGTCCGCAGGGTCCCGTTCAACGCGCATGCCCGCGATCTGGGACTTGACTGGCCGGCGGACGCACTGACGATGATCGGAATGCAAAGGCTCACCAGCCTGCAGCACTGCGTCGAGACAGTTCTTGAAGACAACGTTCCCGGCGATCTGGTCGAGTGTGGCGTGTGGCGTGGCGGCGCGTCCATTCTCATGCGCGCGATCCTGGCGGCGTACGGAGACGAGAAGCGAACCGTCTGGCTCGCCGATTCGTTTGAGGGCCTGCCGCGCCCCGATGCCGCAAAGTACAAGCACGACAAGGGCGACAAGTTGTATCGTTATGCCGCGTTGGCCGTGTCCGAAGAAGAAGTGCGGGCCAATTTCAAGCGTTACGACCTGCTGGACGATCAGGTCCGTTTCGTGAAGGGGTGGTTCAAAGACACGCTCCACGACGCACCCATCGATCAAATATCAGTCCTGCGACTCGACGGCGATCTCTACGAATCCACGATCCAAGCGCTGGACGGGCTGTATTCGAAACTCTCGTCGGGGGGCTTCTGCATCATCGACGATTACCATGCCATCGCGGCGTGCAAAAAAGCCGTAACCGATTTCCGGACAACCTACGGAATCACCGAAGAGATCCACGAAGTGGACGGGACTGGCGTCTTCTGGCGCAAAGCGTGA
- a CDS encoding NAD-dependent epimerase/dehydratase family protein, producing the protein MLITGGAGFVGSALSRRLVKDGYDVAVMDVLHPQVHSGSQPIDLPPSVRLFTGDVTHAPDIDAVLRLFRPTQIVHLAAETGTGQSLAEATRHGSVNVVGTTQLLDALTRSGLVPEQLVVASSRAVYGEGAWQCATQAFYPRPRSHAQLSAGIWDPQGPSGESAAPLPSSADRTEPRPTNIYAATKLAQEHMLAAWTAAHDTNLSVLRLQNVFGPGQSLTNSYTGIVALFARLARDHQTLEVYEDGRIIRDFVFIDDVADALLAAVKKPATESRCVDIGSGTGTTIHELARMIAANCGAPEPKVVSKFRDGDVRAASCSIDAAQDDLLWRPNWTLDDGVKALLEWIGTQSVEVR; encoded by the coding sequence GTGCTCATTACTGGCGGGGCGGGATTCGTCGGATCCGCGCTCTCGCGGCGCCTCGTCAAGGACGGCTATGACGTCGCAGTCATGGACGTCTTGCATCCACAAGTTCATTCCGGTAGCCAGCCTATCGATCTTCCACCCTCGGTACGGCTGTTCACCGGTGATGTCACTCATGCGCCTGACATAGATGCTGTGCTCCGGCTGTTCCGACCCACCCAGATCGTCCACTTGGCGGCCGAGACTGGAACAGGACAGTCGCTGGCGGAGGCGACCCGCCACGGGTCGGTCAACGTGGTGGGAACTACGCAGCTCCTCGATGCTCTGACGCGTTCGGGGCTGGTACCCGAACAGCTCGTCGTTGCGTCGTCGAGGGCTGTCTATGGCGAGGGCGCGTGGCAATGCGCGACACAGGCCTTCTATCCGCGGCCTCGCAGCCATGCTCAATTGTCAGCCGGTATCTGGGACCCCCAAGGACCATCGGGCGAATCCGCGGCACCGCTACCCAGCTCCGCGGACCGGACCGAGCCCCGGCCGACCAACATCTACGCAGCGACCAAACTCGCTCAGGAGCACATGCTGGCCGCGTGGACGGCGGCGCACGACACCAACCTCAGCGTGTTACGTCTGCAGAACGTGTTCGGCCCCGGTCAGTCGCTGACGAACTCGTACACCGGAATCGTCGCGCTCTTCGCGCGGTTGGCGCGCGACCACCAAACGTTGGAGGTCTACGAAGACGGCAGGATCATCAGGGATTTCGTCTTCATCGACGATGTCGCCGACGCGCTGCTAGCGGCGGTGAAAAAGCCTGCGACCGAATCGCGTTGCGTCGACATCGGTTCGGGAACCGGCACAACAATCCACGAGCTTGCTCGAATGATCGCCGCGAACTGCGGTGCGCCCGAGCCGAAAGTCGTTTCCAAATTCCGTGACGGTGATGTACGCGCCGCAAGCTGCTCCATCGACGCGGCGCAGGACGACCTGCTCTGGCGTCCGAATTGGACGCTCGACGACGGCGTCAAAGCCCTTCTGGAATGGATCGGAACACAGTCGGTGGAGGTTAGATGA